A genomic region of Streptosporangium lutulentum contains the following coding sequences:
- a CDS encoding MmcQ/YjbR family DNA-binding protein, with protein MGVSVGEFLEMLGKLPEVKQHDSDGWVSLKVHGKGFGYLWEKTETVGLKATIEEQIAMVAERPEVFEVQFTAGRFGWVVVHLGKIDSEELFELVNEAWCLTAPRQLVDAHEAGSGRPRVDF; from the coding sequence ATGGGTGTGAGCGTTGGTGAGTTCCTGGAGATGCTGGGCAAGCTGCCCGAGGTCAAGCAGCACGACAGCGACGGCTGGGTCTCCCTGAAGGTGCACGGTAAGGGGTTCGGTTACCTCTGGGAGAAGACGGAGACCGTGGGGCTCAAGGCCACGATCGAAGAGCAGATCGCGATGGTGGCGGAGCGGCCGGAGGTGTTCGAGGTCCAGTTCACCGCGGGCCGGTTCGGCTGGGTCGTGGTGCACCTGGGGAAGATCGACTCTGAGGAGCTGTTCGAGCTGGTCAACGAGGCCTGGTGCCTGACGGCTCCCAGACAACTGGTCGACGCGCACGAGGCCGGGTCCGGCAGGCCGCGCGTCGACTTCTGA